One region of Gilliamella sp. ESL0405 genomic DNA includes:
- a CDS encoding GntR family transcriptional regulator, translating into MFKSIDLNISEPVNQQIYRTLRRAIITCQVLPGVLLSEKEISGQFNVSRQPVREAFIKLAEAGLVQILPQRGTYVTKISIKKVVDGQFIREAVECAIIKRVAQEISDLDIALLQKNLDEQKEANARKDIRFFLQKDDEFHQILMNVIDCQMAWETVENIKAMMDRARFLTLGDISQPEDLVKQHEKILVALKNHDPELAAQAQHEHLSAILQTIKIISQQKNEWFVD; encoded by the coding sequence ATGTTTAAATCTATTGACTTAAATATTTCTGAACCTGTTAATCAACAAATTTATCGCACGTTAAGAAGAGCTATTATCACTTGTCAGGTATTACCGGGCGTTTTATTGTCAGAAAAAGAGATTTCGGGGCAATTTAATGTTTCACGGCAACCAGTTCGTGAAGCTTTTATAAAATTGGCTGAAGCGGGTTTAGTGCAGATCTTGCCTCAAAGAGGCACGTATGTAACAAAGATATCGATTAAAAAAGTGGTTGACGGGCAATTTATTCGTGAAGCGGTGGAATGTGCCATTATTAAACGAGTGGCACAGGAAATTAGCGATTTAGATATCGCTTTGTTACAGAAAAATCTTGATGAGCAAAAAGAGGCGAATGCACGTAAGGATATTCGTTTTTTCTTGCAAAAAGATGATGAATTTCATCAAATTTTAATGAATGTCATTGATTGCCAAATGGCATGGGAAACGGTTGAAAATATCAAAGCGATGATGGATAGAGCAAGATTTTTAACTTTAGGTGATATTTCCCAGCCGGAAGATCTGGTTAAACAGCATGAGAAAATTTTAGTTGCGTTAAAAAATCATGATCCGGAGCTTGCAGCGCAAGCCCAACATGAACATTTATCGGCAATATTACAAACAATTAAAATTATCTCACAGCAAAAAAATGAATGGTTTGTCGATTAG
- a CDS encoding mannitol dehydrogenase family protein, with translation MRLSNQTLSQLPQQVVVPNYDRNKLKTKIVHLGFGAFHRAHQAVYADILASEQGSDWGYCEVNLIGGEKQIEDLKQQDYLFSVCEMSYDDWSTRVVGVVKQALHADVDGISKVLEVMTRPEIAIVSITVTEKGYCYLPTTASIDTHNELIKYDIANPTKPKTVPGVIVEALRLRQEKGLPAFTVMSCDNMPENGHVTRNVVLALAKMRDAKLAQWIEENASFPSTMVDRIVPAATNQTMEKIQQQLGGIDDPAGIAGEPFKQWVIEDNFVAGRPQWQKAGAELVNDVLPYEEMKLRMLNGSHSFLAYLGYLGGYRHIDECMQDANYVKAARHLMLQEQAPTLKVKGVDLQAYADSLLDRYRNTGLKHRTWQIAMDGTLKLPQRMLDSIRYHLAHNTAFDCLALGVAAWMRYVSGIDDAGHLIEVCDPSVDKIKALVANSADNHERVKALLSLTHVFGEDLTNNSKFIDHVTDAYISLRNIGAKQTVEKLAQNFS, from the coding sequence ATGAGATTATCAAATCAAACATTATCACAACTGCCACAACAAGTTGTGGTACCTAACTATGACAGAAACAAGCTGAAAACAAAAATTGTTCATCTCGGCTTTGGCGCTTTTCATCGGGCTCATCAAGCTGTTTACGCTGATATCCTTGCAAGTGAGCAGGGTAGTGACTGGGGCTATTGTGAAGTCAATCTGATTGGTGGTGAAAAGCAGATTGAAGATCTAAAACAGCAAGATTATCTATTTAGCGTGTGCGAGATGTCCTATGATGATTGGTCAACACGGGTGGTTGGCGTGGTTAAACAAGCGCTACATGCCGATGTCGACGGTATCAGTAAAGTTTTAGAGGTGATGACGCGCCCAGAGATCGCCATTGTCTCCATAACCGTTACTGAGAAAGGCTACTGTTACTTACCGACTACTGCATCAATCGATACGCATAACGAACTTATCAAGTATGACATAGCCAATCCTACCAAACCGAAAACCGTGCCGGGCGTAATTGTCGAGGCGCTACGTTTACGTCAAGAAAAAGGCTTACCTGCTTTTACGGTCATGTCTTGTGACAATATGCCTGAAAACGGGCATGTCACACGAAATGTGGTGTTAGCATTAGCCAAAATGCGTGATGCAAAATTGGCACAATGGATTGAAGAAAATGCCAGTTTCCCATCCACTATGGTTGATCGCATTGTGCCGGCTGCGACCAATCAAACTATGGAAAAAATCCAACAGCAACTTGGCGGCATTGACGATCCTGCCGGTATTGCGGGCGAACCATTTAAACAATGGGTTATTGAAGATAATTTTGTCGCCGGTCGTCCTCAATGGCAAAAAGCAGGGGCTGAGCTGGTCAATGACGTTTTACCTTATGAAGAGATGAAACTACGTATGTTAAATGGTAGCCACTCCTTTTTGGCTTACCTTGGCTATTTGGGTGGATATCGGCATATCGATGAATGTATGCAAGATGCAAATTATGTCAAAGCTGCTCGTCATCTTATGTTGCAAGAGCAAGCACCGACATTAAAAGTTAAAGGTGTCGATTTACAGGCATATGCTGATTCCTTGCTTGACCGTTATCGCAATACCGGATTGAAACATCGTACTTGGCAAATTGCAATGGATGGTACATTGAAGTTACCTCAACGTATGCTTGATTCGATCCGCTATCATCTGGCGCATAATACCGCTTTTGATTGCTTAGCTTTGGGTGTGGCAGCTTGGATGCGTTACGTCAGTGGCATAGACGATGCGGGTCATTTAATTGAAGTATGCGACCCTTCAGTTGATAAAATAAAAGCATTAGTTGCCAATAGCGCAGATAATCATGAACGGGTTAAGGCACTGCTTTCATTAACTCATGTGTTTGGTGAGGATTTAACTAATAACTCAAAATTCATTGATCACGTGACAGACGCTTACATTTCTTTACGTAATATTGGCGCTAAACAAACGGTTGAAAAATTGGCACAAAATTTCTCCTAG
- a CDS encoding MFS transporter, whose product MSNIGNNKSERNTSDLVKAAVSGWLGTALEFMDFQLYSLGAALVFHEIFFPEHSAIMALILAMGTYGAGYVARIIGAFVFGRMGDAIGRKKVLFITITMMGVCTTLIGVLPTYAQVGIFAPLMLVILRIVQGLGAGAEISGAGTMLAEYAPKGKRGIVSSLVAMGTNCGTLSATAIWALMFFLLDKDQLVAWGWRVPFIASVVVMIFAIWLRLNLKESPVFDEVNDKQSHQQVDKQPVKPISLLEMFKSKSFWLATGLRFGQAGNSGLIQTFLAGYLVQALLFNKSIPTDALMISSIVGFFTIPLLGWLSDKIGRRIPYIIMTLSAILLAYPMLSIIVDKDNSVNTITLCLILIHNIAVLGLFALENITMAEIFGARNRFTQMAISKEAGGLIAVGFGPILAGIFCNIVQDWWPIVVMIIVYSCIGLISAICMPEVKDRNLADLNDAA is encoded by the coding sequence ATGAGTAATATAGGAAATAATAAAAGTGAAAGAAACACTTCGGATCTGGTTAAAGCAGCGGTTTCTGGTTGGCTTGGTACGGCATTAGAGTTTATGGACTTTCAGTTGTACTCTTTAGGGGCAGCACTGGTTTTTCATGAAATATTCTTCCCTGAACATTCAGCAATCATGGCGTTGATTTTGGCAATGGGCACTTATGGTGCTGGTTATGTGGCTAGAATTATTGGGGCTTTTGTGTTTGGTCGAATGGGGGATGCCATTGGTCGAAAAAAAGTTCTGTTTATTACTATTACCATGATGGGCGTATGCACAACGTTAATTGGGGTTTTACCAACCTATGCGCAAGTCGGTATTTTTGCCCCGTTGATGCTGGTTATTTTACGTATTGTTCAGGGCTTAGGGGCAGGGGCTGAAATTTCTGGCGCCGGCACCATGTTAGCTGAATATGCACCAAAGGGGAAAAGAGGAATCGTCTCTTCATTGGTGGCAATGGGAACTAACTGCGGTACATTAAGTGCAACCGCAATATGGGCGTTGATGTTCTTTTTATTAGACAAAGATCAGTTAGTGGCTTGGGGCTGGCGAGTGCCGTTTATTGCCAGTGTTGTGGTGATGATTTTTGCCATTTGGTTACGCTTGAATTTAAAAGAAAGCCCGGTATTTGATGAAGTAAATGATAAACAGAGCCATCAACAAGTCGATAAGCAACCAGTTAAACCTATTTCTTTGCTTGAAATGTTTAAAAGCAAATCGTTCTGGTTGGCCACCGGACTGCGTTTTGGTCAAGCCGGCAATTCCGGATTGATTCAAACTTTTTTAGCCGGTTATTTAGTGCAAGCACTATTATTTAATAAAAGCATCCCAACAGATGCGTTGATGATAAGCTCGATTGTTGGCTTTTTTACCATTCCTTTATTAGGTTGGTTATCCGATAAAATTGGTCGCCGTATTCCCTATATTATTATGACGCTGTCAGCGATATTGCTTGCTTATCCGATGTTATCGATAATTGTTGATAAAGATAATTCAGTTAATACTATTACGTTATGTTTGATTCTTATTCATAATATTGCAGTATTAGGGTTATTTGCTCTAGAAAACATTACCATGGCTGAAATTTTTGGCGCCAGAAATCGATTTACGCAAATGGCGATTTCCAAAGAAGCCGGTGGTCTTATTGCGGTGGGATTTGGTCCAATTTTAGCCGGTATTTTTTGCAATATAGTTCAAGACTGGTGGCCAATTGTTGTCATGATTATTGTTTACTCGTGTATTGGTCTTATCTCGGCTATCTGTATGCCGGAAGTAAAAGATCGTAATCTAGCTGACTTAAATGATGCAGCGTAA
- a CDS encoding Zn-dependent oxidoreductase, with protein MKSVVIKQPNELVIEERELPKPAKGEVRVKIKLAGICGSDSHIYRGHNPFAKYPRVIGHEFFGVIDAVGEDVDSSRIGERVSVDPVISCGHCYPCSVGRPNVCTSLTVLGVHRDGGFSQYATVPSANAYTIPDEISDEFAVMIEPFTIAANATGQLYPTEHDVALIYGAGPMGLTSLQALKGVYKVKQVIVVDRIDERLNMAQLSGADRIINNSNLALKDELDKCNIKPTLIIDAACHPSILQEAITIASPAARILIMGFSSDPCQITQQGITSKELSVFSSRLNANKFPIVIDWLKKKLIDPQKLITHQFDYTNVAEAIETFEKDQKSCCKVLLTF; from the coding sequence ATGAAAAGCGTAGTGATTAAACAACCTAACGAGTTGGTGATTGAAGAGCGAGAGCTGCCAAAACCGGCGAAAGGTGAGGTGAGAGTAAAAATCAAATTAGCCGGGATATGCGGTTCTGATAGCCATATCTATCGTGGTCATAACCCTTTTGCTAAATATCCAAGAGTGATTGGGCATGAATTTTTTGGTGTGATCGATGCGGTCGGTGAAGATGTAGATAGTAGCCGAATTGGTGAGCGAGTTTCGGTCGATCCGGTTATCAGTTGTGGACATTGTTATCCGTGCTCGGTCGGTCGTCCTAATGTTTGCACAAGCTTAACAGTACTGGGTGTTCATCGTGACGGAGGATTTAGTCAGTATGCAACGGTACCCAGTGCTAACGCCTACACAATTCCTGATGAAATAAGTGATGAATTTGCGGTTATGATTGAACCGTTTACTATTGCGGCTAATGCAACCGGACAGTTGTATCCCACCGAACACGATGTGGCATTAATTTATGGTGCAGGTCCAATGGGGTTAACTTCATTGCAAGCACTTAAAGGCGTATACAAGGTTAAACAAGTGATTGTTGTTGATCGCATCGATGAGCGTTTAAACATGGCGCAATTATCTGGCGCTGATCGCATAATCAATAACAGCAATTTAGCATTAAAAGATGAACTCGATAAATGCAATATCAAACCAACACTGATTATTGATGCCGCTTGTCATCCATCAATTTTACAAGAAGCTATCACCATTGCTTCGCCAGCAGCAAGAATTTTAATTATGGGCTTTTCAAGTGATCCTTGCCAAATCACTCAACAAGGGATCACCAGTAAAGAGCTATCTGTTTTTTCTTCTCGCTTAAATGCCAATAAATTCCCGATTGTGATTGATTGGTTGAAGAAGAAATTGATCGATCCGCAAAAATTAATCACGCATCAATTTGATTATACCAACGTGGCAGAAGCTATAGAGACTTTCGAGAAAGATCAAAAATCGTGTTGCAAGGTGTTATTAACCTTTTGA
- the manD gene encoding D-mannonate dehydratase ManD — MKIVKAEVFVCSPGRNFVTLKITTDEGVYGVGDATLNGRELSVASYLKDHLCPQLIGRDPQQIEDIFQYFYKGAYWRRGPVTMSAISAIDMALWDIKGKLANMPLYQLLGGASRTGVMVYCHTTGASIDEALDDYAKHKEMGFKAIRVQCGIPGMKTTYGQSKGKNLAYEPATRGNYPEEQFWATDKYLDFTPKLFEAVRNKFGFNEHLLHDMHHRLTPIEAARFGKSVEDYRLFWMEDPTPAENQECFRLIRQHTVTPIAVGEVFNSIWDCKQLIEEQLIDYIRTTITHAGGITHMRRIADFAALYQVRTGSHGPSDLSPICHAAALHFDMWVPNFGVQEFMGYSEQMLEVFSPNWTFNDGYMHPSDKPGLGIDFDEKLAAKYPYNPAYLPIARLEDGTLWNW, encoded by the coding sequence ATGAAAATAGTTAAAGCAGAAGTTTTTGTATGTAGTCCGGGAAGGAACTTTGTCACCCTAAAAATCACCACCGATGAAGGTGTGTATGGTGTTGGTGATGCTACGCTTAACGGGCGTGAGCTATCGGTTGCATCTTATCTTAAAGACCACCTATGTCCGCAACTCATAGGGCGTGACCCGCAGCAAATTGAGGATATTTTTCAGTACTTTTATAAAGGGGCTTACTGGCGCCGTGGACCGGTTACGATGTCGGCAATATCTGCCATTGATATGGCGCTGTGGGATATTAAGGGCAAACTTGCCAATATGCCACTCTATCAATTATTGGGCGGTGCTTCACGCACGGGCGTTATGGTTTATTGCCACACAACTGGCGCCAGTATTGATGAAGCGCTCGACGATTATGCCAAACACAAAGAAATGGGCTTTAAAGCTATTCGGGTGCAGTGCGGTATACCGGGTATGAAAACAACATATGGTCAAAGTAAAGGTAAAAATTTGGCCTATGAACCGGCAACACGTGGCAATTATCCGGAAGAGCAGTTCTGGGCAACCGATAAATATCTTGATTTTACCCCTAAATTGTTTGAAGCCGTTCGCAATAAATTTGGCTTTAACGAGCATTTATTACATGACATGCACCACCGCTTAACGCCGATTGAAGCCGCTCGTTTCGGTAAAAGTGTTGAAGATTACCGACTATTTTGGATGGAAGATCCCACACCGGCAGAAAATCAAGAATGTTTTCGCTTGATTCGTCAACATACTGTCACGCCAATTGCAGTGGGTGAAGTATTCAACAGTATTTGGGACTGCAAACAGTTGATTGAAGAGCAATTGATTGACTATATCCGAACCACCATAACTCATGCCGGCGGTATCACACATATGCGACGCATTGCTGATTTTGCTGCACTTTATCAAGTCAGAACTGGCTCACATGGACCGTCAGATTTATCGCCTATTTGTCATGCTGCGGCGCTACATTTTGATATGTGGGTACCGAACTTTGGCGTACAAGAATTTATGGGATATTCCGAGCAGATGCTCGAGGTGTTCTCGCCAAATTGGACGTTTAACGACGGTTATATGCATCCAAGTGACAAACCGGGATTGGGTATCGATTTCGATGAAAAACTTGCTGCTAAATATCCGTATAACCCCGCTTATTTACCGATTGCTCGTTTAGAAGACGGCACTTTATGGAATTGGTAA
- a CDS encoding MFS transporter: protein MDTKMIKNRKVTLPIAIGYGLTDIMGGGAFTIIGAWLLFFYTTFVGLTPLQAASIVAIARIVDAIISLFMGSFTDHFYQYKLGQKFGRRRFFLLIGSPLMLLYALLWIVGMNFWFYLTAYLVFEIVAAIVLIPWETLPSEMTKDYNDRTKLSTGRMFLSACGTFLATFVPGVLIHYLGENNAYAYFINGLLFAVIFAVCVFISYKVTWEREPTAEMLAQLNKAPVKKSWAERLDLLKKLFSQYFSTLNIKAFRRHLAIYLCSFTAKDVFNTVFVFFCVYCLAVPSSLAASLLSLSIIGLPITLIAGFAMVKYGPGKLYTFSYSTMIICLIGFYGVYIFNPDSKILLLYVFAVCYQAGRAVLEFTPWNVFPFIPDVDEILTRQRREGLYAAVMTFGRKTTVAIATFIVGLILQHGGFVQGSAVQSDQAITTIGLLFLGGTGGLLLIALIFALTFRLNKQTHTILVHEIDRLKNGGAKQEVTEETRKVVEDLTGHEYENVWRAVK, encoded by the coding sequence ATGGACACTAAAATGATTAAAAATAGGAAAGTAACGCTTCCTATAGCAATTGGTTATGGTCTTACAGATATCATGGGCGGGGGCGCATTTACCATTATTGGTGCATGGCTACTGTTTTTCTACACAACCTTCGTTGGATTAACGCCACTTCAAGCGGCATCGATTGTGGCAATAGCAAGGATTGTTGATGCAATAATTAGCTTATTTATGGGGAGTTTTACCGATCACTTTTATCAATATAAATTGGGGCAAAAGTTTGGACGTCGGCGGTTTTTCTTATTAATTGGCTCGCCATTGATGTTACTTTATGCATTACTTTGGATAGTGGGCATGAACTTTTGGTTTTATCTTACTGCCTATCTCGTGTTTGAAATTGTAGCAGCAATTGTACTTATCCCGTGGGAAACACTCCCTTCAGAGATGACCAAAGATTATAATGACCGAACAAAATTATCTACCGGCAGAATGTTTTTATCTGCCTGCGGTACATTTTTAGCTACATTTGTTCCGGGGGTATTGATTCACTATTTGGGTGAAAATAATGCCTATGCCTATTTTATCAATGGATTATTATTTGCGGTTATTTTTGCCGTATGCGTCTTTATCTCATATAAAGTGACATGGGAAAGAGAGCCAACCGCCGAAATGTTAGCACAATTGAATAAAGCTCCCGTCAAAAAAAGCTGGGCAGAAAGATTGGATTTGTTAAAAAAACTATTTTCTCAATACTTTTCAACGTTAAATATCAAAGCATTTCGTCGCCATTTAGCGATTTATCTTTGTTCATTTACCGCAAAAGATGTGTTTAATACTGTCTTTGTATTTTTTTGCGTATATTGTTTAGCAGTCCCTTCATCTTTAGCCGCCAGTCTGCTTTCGCTCAGTATTATCGGCTTACCCATTACCTTAATTGCCGGTTTTGCCATGGTAAAATATGGTCCGGGTAAATTATATACATTCTCTTACTCGACAATGATTATTTGTCTCATCGGTTTTTATGGGGTTTATATCTTTAACCCGGACTCAAAAATATTACTGCTTTATGTGTTTGCGGTTTGTTATCAAGCAGGTCGAGCCGTTCTTGAGTTTACCCCTTGGAACGTGTTTCCATTTATTCCGGATGTCGATGAAATATTAACCCGACAACGACGGGAAGGATTATATGCCGCTGTAATGACATTCGGCCGAAAAACCACCGTGGCGATTGCAACCTTTATTGTCGGGCTGATTTTACAGCATGGCGGATTTGTTCAAGGTAGTGCTGTACAAAGTGATCAAGCTATCACCACCATTGGTTTACTGTTTTTAGGTGGAACAGGCGGATTATTATTGATCGCCCTAATCTTTGCCCTTACCTTCAGACTCAATAAACAGACTCATACCATATTAGTGCATGAGATCGACAGACTAAAAAACGGTGGTGCAAAGCAGGAAGTGACTGAAGAAACCCGAAAAGTGGTTGAAGATCTGACCGGTCACGAATATGAAAATGTTTGGCGAGCTGTTAAATAG
- a CDS encoding aminodeoxychorismate/anthranilate synthase component II, whose amino-acid sequence MILLIDNYDSFTFNIYDYLCRAGANVGVIKNDEKTIAQLKQLAFSKIVISPGPGEPNSAGISLAVVDEFAGKCPILGICLGHQIIAQYYGYSIIKAPMPMHGKIDTIVHDEQGLFKGLKNPLSVVRYHSLIADNQAPPHQSPLMVTAQNKQGLIMGLRHKTQPIESVQFHPEAIKTEFGLQMIHNFVNEQP is encoded by the coding sequence TTGATACTACTTATTGATAACTACGATTCTTTTACCTTTAATATTTATGATTACCTATGCCGAGCGGGTGCCAATGTTGGGGTTATCAAAAATGATGAAAAAACCATTGCACAGTTAAAACAGCTCGCGTTTTCTAAAATTGTTATTTCACCGGGACCGGGCGAGCCAAATAGTGCTGGCATCTCGCTGGCTGTAGTTGATGAGTTTGCCGGAAAATGCCCAATACTTGGGATCTGTTTAGGTCATCAAATCATTGCGCAATATTATGGTTATTCAATTATCAAAGCGCCGATGCCAATGCATGGCAAGATTGATACCATTGTCCATGATGAGCAAGGACTATTTAAAGGGCTTAAAAATCCATTGTCTGTGGTGCGCTATCATTCACTGATAGCGGATAATCAAGCACCCCCTCATCAGTCACCTTTAATGGTCACCGCCCAAAATAAGCAAGGGTTAATTATGGGATTGCGCCATAAAACACAGCCGATTGAATCGGTACAATTTCACCCCGAAGCGATCAAAACTGAGTTTGGTTTACAAATGATCCACAATTTTGTTAATGAGCAACCGTAA
- the pabB gene encoding aminodeoxychorismate synthase component I: protein MKIYIDFEGERRYFCDPIKIVKTDNPNAIKQQIDEIEKFTDQGYYAVGYLAYESATGFNLAMKTKSPCKHDAPLVLFGIFDGYSTQQPPYFDDYTPPAFDLVSDTKIDQYQQKIDYIRQQIASGNTYQTNYTIKLTAPFNDKPIDYYHFLQKNNHAGYCAYIEFDNYCILSISPELFFKLDKQTITTKPMKGTTPRGMSYQHDEQQLALLMSDKNQAENMMIVDLLRNDLSQISKPGTVHVPKLFTAEKYPTVWQLTSTVEGQLKPQTNLYQIFQALFPCGSITGAPKTSTMQIIANIENSARGVYCGTIGYIEPLKNKAIFNIPIRTLTIHDGQLHYGVGGGITWDSTSQDEYDEVLAKSAILTRTACTPDAIIESLLLENGQIWLPDEHLTRLTQSAHYFDFNCDITNINQQLAQIANSYAQGRYKLRIEQPAQGNALITIDAISAPMQINKLVFAPQCVNSNNVYLYHKTSNRHHFPTLTTGKEYINFNQNDEITEFVNGNIVVLINQQWFTPKISSGLLPGTMRQYYLDNQKILEKTISKNELLQAEKIAFINSVRKWVEIDNSVFEEFKKAYR from the coding sequence ATGAAAATTTATATCGATTTTGAAGGCGAGCGTCGTTATTTTTGCGATCCGATCAAAATAGTTAAAACCGATAATCCCAACGCTATCAAACAACAGATTGATGAGATCGAAAAGTTTACCGATCAAGGTTATTATGCGGTTGGCTATCTGGCTTATGAAAGTGCGACAGGTTTTAATTTGGCGATGAAAACCAAATCCCCTTGTAAGCATGATGCCCCTCTTGTGCTATTTGGTATTTTTGACGGCTATAGTACCCAACAACCACCCTATTTTGATGACTATACCCCGCCTGCGTTTGACTTAGTCAGTGATACCAAGATTGATCAATATCAGCAAAAAATAGATTATATTCGACAGCAAATCGCCTCCGGCAATACTTATCAAACTAACTATACGATTAAATTAACTGCCCCGTTTAATGATAAACCTATTGATTATTATCATTTTTTGCAAAAAAATAACCATGCTGGTTATTGTGCTTATATCGAATTTGATAATTATTGTATTTTATCCATTTCGCCGGAGCTTTTTTTTAAGTTAGATAAGCAAACTATCACCACCAAACCGATGAAGGGAACAACCCCAAGAGGCATGAGTTATCAACACGATGAGCAACAATTAGCGCTGTTGATGTCAGATAAAAATCAAGCTGAAAATATGATGATAGTTGATTTACTGCGCAATGATTTAAGCCAAATTTCCAAGCCCGGTACCGTTCATGTACCTAAGCTGTTTACAGCCGAGAAATATCCAACGGTTTGGCAGCTAACCTCTACCGTTGAAGGCCAATTAAAGCCGCAGACCAATTTATATCAAATCTTTCAAGCGCTATTTCCTTGTGGCTCAATTACTGGCGCCCCCAAAACCAGCACCATGCAAATTATTGCTAATATTGAAAACTCAGCACGAGGTGTTTACTGTGGCACTATTGGGTATATTGAACCGTTAAAAAATAAAGCCATATTTAATATTCCTATTCGCACCTTAACCATACATGACGGGCAGTTACATTATGGCGTCGGCGGTGGGATCACCTGGGATTCAACATCACAAGATGAATATGACGAAGTTTTGGCTAAAAGCGCCATTTTAACTCGCACCGCTTGCACACCGGACGCGATTATCGAGTCATTATTGCTTGAAAACGGACAAATTTGGTTGCCGGATGAGCATTTAACCCGCTTAACTCAGTCTGCGCATTATTTCGACTTTAACTGTGATATTACCAATATCAACCAGCAACTGGCTCAGATTGCTAATAGTTATGCTCAAGGTCGCTATAAATTGCGCATCGAGCAACCTGCACAAGGCAATGCTTTGATCACTATCGATGCTATATCGGCGCCAATGCAGATCAATAAGCTGGTTTTTGCACCACAGTGTGTCAATAGCAATAATGTTTATCTTTATCACAAAACCAGCAATCGCCACCATTTCCCGACGTTAACAACAGGAAAAGAGTACATTAATTTCAACCAAAACGACGAAATAACCGAATTTGTCAATGGCAATATTGTTGTACTAATCAATCAACAATGGTTTACCCCTAAAATCAGTAGCGGGCTGTTGCCGGGTACTATGCGGCAATACTATTTAGACAACCAAAAAATATTGGAAAAAACCATTAGTAAAAACGAACTATTGCAAGCCGAAAAAATCGCCTTTATTAATAGTGTCAGAAAGTGGGTCGAGATTGATAACAGCGTGTTTGAAGAGTTTAAAAAAGCGTACCGATAA
- a CDS encoding membrane integrity-associated transporter subunit PqiC produces MNKFIKTLVVTACLTTTGLLAGCSSKSIGKSYYQLSSNISNVLTQTMQTKKNFMWIESVEVADFLNKPGIVLQTRDINYVTANNHLWVSTLSQQLRDRLEQDLMRLLPNYLVSNQAIATPTLRVKLYIDAFYGSYTGDAVIKGRWVVGDSRDRLYTKAFERHVPLTRNGYDALVKALSRGWQDIEFDFANSIRQ; encoded by the coding sequence ATGAATAAATTTATCAAGACGTTAGTTGTCACGGCATGTTTAACGACAACCGGGTTATTAGCCGGCTGTTCATCGAAATCGATTGGTAAAAGTTATTATCAACTTTCCAGTAACATTAGTAATGTGCTTACCCAAACTATGCAAACCAAGAAAAACTTTATGTGGATTGAGTCAGTTGAAGTTGCTGATTTTCTCAATAAACCGGGCATTGTTTTGCAAACAAGAGACATAAATTATGTTACTGCCAATAACCATTTATGGGTATCAACACTTTCGCAACAATTACGCGATCGTTTAGAACAAGACTTAATGCGATTGTTGCCAAATTATTTGGTATCAAATCAAGCTATCGCAACGCCAACACTTAGAGTAAAACTCTATATTGATGCTTTTTACGGTAGTTATACCGGTGATGCAGTGATAAAAGGTCGCTGGGTAGTGGGTGATAGCAGAGATAGACTTTATACTAAAGCTTTTGAGCGCCATGTTCCACTAACAAGAAATGGTTATGATGCATTAGTTAAAGCCCTATCAAGAGGTTGGCAAGATATCGAGTTCGATTTTGCTAATTCGATTAGACAATAA